A genomic stretch from Nitrobacter winogradskyi Nb-255 includes:
- the lptG gene encoding LPS export ABC transporter permease LptG, with the protein MSMLTNTLGRYFAGRFMVAALGVFASIFLLLVLVDYIEMVRRTSGLASASALMVAETSLFRVPQLLEKLTPFCVLIGAMTCYLALSRKLELVVARAAGVSAWQFISPTLACAIALGVFATTVYNPLSSNLRELSKRMEAEMFGGASGGGLHDASGFWINQVTDDGQAIINAALSEQQGVRLTGLTVFRFDPDSRFRERIEAREAALEDGRWLFKGVRRFTLDNPPVEQETFVLPTSLTPAQVQNSFSTPETVSFWQLPDYIRSSESSGFATAGYRLQYHKLIAQPFLLAAMVMLAASVSLRFFRFGGVQKMVLSGVGSGFLLYVLSKVTEDLSKAELMNPIAAAWLPVCVGGLTGFLVLLHQEDG; encoded by the coding sequence ATGAGCATGTTGACGAACACGTTGGGGCGTTATTTTGCCGGCCGTTTCATGGTGGCGGCGCTTGGCGTGTTCGCCAGCATTTTCCTGCTGCTCGTTCTCGTCGATTATATTGAAATGGTCCGGAGAACATCAGGACTTGCGTCGGCATCGGCGCTCATGGTGGCGGAAACGTCGCTGTTCAGGGTGCCTCAACTCCTTGAGAAGCTGACCCCGTTCTGCGTTCTGATCGGCGCCATGACTTGCTATCTCGCATTGTCGCGGAAGCTTGAGCTGGTGGTGGCCCGCGCCGCCGGCGTTTCGGCGTGGCAGTTCATCTCGCCGACGCTGGCCTGCGCGATCGCGCTCGGCGTTTTCGCGACCACGGTTTACAATCCCTTGTCTTCCAACCTGCGTGAATTGTCGAAGCGGATGGAGGCCGAAATGTTCGGCGGCGCGTCGGGCGGAGGTCTCCATGACGCATCGGGCTTCTGGATCAACCAGGTGACCGACGACGGCCAGGCGATCATCAACGCCGCGCTCAGTGAGCAGCAGGGCGTGCGCTTGACGGGACTCACGGTGTTCCGGTTCGATCCCGATTCCAGGTTCAGGGAGCGTATCGAGGCGCGGGAAGCCGCCCTGGAGGACGGCCGCTGGCTGTTCAAAGGCGTCCGCCGGTTCACGCTCGATAACCCTCCGGTCGAGCAGGAAACTTTTGTGCTCCCGACCAGCCTGACGCCGGCGCAGGTTCAGAACAGTTTCTCCACGCCCGAAACTGTGTCATTTTGGCAACTGCCGGACTATATCCGATCCTCCGAAAGTTCGGGGTTTGCCACAGCGGGATACCGGCTGCAGTATCACAAACTCATCGCACAGCCGTTTTTGCTGGCTGCCATGGTGATGCTGGCGGCCTCGGTAAGCCTCCGGTTCTTCCGCTTCGGCGGGGTGCAAAAGATGGTTTTAAGTGGCGTGGGTTCCGGCTTTCTGCTCTATGTCCTATCCAAGGTAACTGAGGATTTGAGCAAGGCCGAATTGATGAATCCAATCGCCGCGGCATGGCTGCCGGTTTGCGTCGGCGGCCTTACCGGTTTTTTGGTCTTGCTGCACCAGGAGGACGGATAG
- a CDS encoding LPS-assembly protein LptD, with amino-acid sequence MAPIATLRKRSAIRERRSPLRCYRSGASVIPASLTAAVLGLIAAAVMDVVATTPAAAQSFTYNPRPPKPAPPPRQNDGQMLVQATELDYDYNNSRVSAVGNVQMFYNGTSVEADRVIYDQKTKRLHAEGNIRMTDADGKVTYANILDLSDDYRDGFVDSLRVDTADATRMAATRADRTEGNYTVFENGVYTACAPCKENPKKPPLWQVKGARIIHNQTEKMLYFEDARLEFYGVPMAYMPFFSTPDPTVKRKSGFLMPAVTAFTGFGVGVETPYYFALAPNYDLTISPRFTTRQGVLMHGEFRQRFEDGAYQIRAYGINQLDPDAFGAGPGNRDFRGGVDTKGQFALNDKWIWGWDGVLLSDYFFFSDYRLRQYRDPMQSFLTLPTEALSQLYLTGVGNRSYFDARAVHYLSFSGNQSLVPVIAPVVDYSNVINHSVIGGEFSYKFNFVNLMRDQPQFDPISTLANTSFVCGPTSADPAARPRDLCLLRGIPGTYTRLTAQAQWRRSFTDSFGQIWTPFASLRADAINADISNQPGVSEFLQPGATQTVRLMPAVGLEYRYPFINVQPWGTTTLEPIAQVIIRPNESYAGRLPNEDAQSLVFDATNLFRVDKFSGYDRVEGGGRANVGVQATTQFDRGGAINFLFGQSYHLFGLNSFAVADMTNTGVNSGLQRAQSDYVTSVNYSPNSAFTFSTRARIDETTLNVQRFEAEGRASFNRWSGSILYGDYAEQPNLGFLTRRRGILGSGSIKIASNWVVQGAARWDLEARQINQYAVGAGYVDDCFVLGVNYVTSYIYAAGAAPPQLNHAFMLQLGLRTLGQTRQGSTGVR; translated from the coding sequence GTGGCCCCAATCGCCACCCTCCGTAAACGATCGGCTATTCGCGAGCGGCGCAGCCCCCTGCGCTGCTATCGGTCGGGTGCGTCCGTGATTCCGGCCTCGCTGACGGCGGCCGTTCTCGGTCTGATCGCCGCCGCCGTGATGGACGTCGTCGCGACCACTCCGGCTGCCGCGCAAAGCTTCACCTACAACCCTCGCCCACCCAAGCCCGCGCCGCCGCCAAGGCAGAACGATGGGCAGATGCTCGTTCAGGCCACCGAGCTTGACTACGACTACAATAATTCCCGCGTGTCAGCCGTCGGCAACGTGCAGATGTTCTACAACGGCACGAGCGTCGAGGCGGATCGGGTCATCTACGATCAGAAAACCAAGCGGCTCCATGCCGAAGGCAACATCCGCATGACCGATGCGGACGGCAAGGTCACCTATGCCAACATTCTCGATCTGAGCGACGACTACCGGGACGGATTCGTTGATTCGCTGAGGGTCGACACCGCCGACGCGACGCGCATGGCCGCCACCCGCGCCGATCGGACCGAAGGCAACTACACGGTGTTCGAAAACGGCGTCTATACGGCCTGCGCGCCATGCAAGGAGAACCCGAAGAAACCCCCGCTATGGCAGGTCAAGGGCGCCCGGATCATTCATAACCAGACCGAGAAGATGCTGTACTTCGAGGACGCCCGTTTGGAATTCTATGGCGTGCCGATGGCTTACATGCCCTTCTTCTCGACACCCGATCCGACGGTGAAGCGCAAGAGCGGCTTCCTGATGCCGGCCGTGACCGCCTTTACCGGTTTCGGGGTCGGGGTCGAGACTCCCTACTATTTCGCGTTGGCGCCGAACTATGACCTGACCATCTCTCCCCGGTTCACCACGCGGCAAGGCGTATTGATGCATGGCGAGTTCCGGCAGCGTTTCGAGGACGGCGCCTATCAGATCCGTGCCTATGGCATCAATCAGCTTGATCCGGACGCCTTCGGCGCAGGTCCCGGCAACCGGGACTTCCGGGGCGGTGTCGATACCAAGGGCCAGTTTGCCTTGAACGACAAATGGATCTGGGGTTGGGACGGCGTCCTGCTGAGCGACTACTTCTTCTTCTCCGACTATCGGTTGAGGCAGTACAGGGACCCGATGCAATCGTTCCTGACCTTGCCGACCGAAGCGCTCTCGCAGCTCTATCTGACCGGCGTCGGCAACCGCAGCTACTTCGACGCCCGCGCCGTCCACTACCTGAGCTTCTCCGGCAATCAGAGCCTGGTTCCGGTGATCGCGCCCGTGGTTGATTACTCGAACGTCATCAACCATTCGGTGATCGGCGGCGAGTTCAGCTACAAATTCAATTTCGTCAATCTCATGCGCGATCAGCCGCAGTTCGATCCGATCTCGACACTGGCGAACACCTCCTTCGTGTGCGGGCCGACATCGGCTGACCCGGCGGCGAGACCGCGGGATCTCTGTCTGCTTCGAGGCATTCCGGGAACCTATACGCGTCTGACGGCGCAGGCTCAGTGGCGGAGGTCGTTCACGGATTCCTTCGGTCAGATATGGACGCCGTTTGCCTCGCTTCGCGCCGACGCCATCAATGCCGACATTTCGAACCAGCCGGGCGTATCCGAGTTCCTCCAGCCCGGCGCCACGCAGACAGTCCGCCTCATGCCGGCGGTGGGCCTCGAATATCGCTATCCCTTCATCAACGTTCAGCCCTGGGGCACCACGACGCTCGAACCGATCGCGCAGGTTATCATCCGCCCGAACGAGAGCTATGCGGGCCGGCTGCCGAACGAGGATGCGCAGAGCCTGGTCTTCGACGCCACGAACCTGTTCCGGGTGGACAAGTTCTCCGGTTACGACCGTGTCGAAGGCGGTGGCCGCGCCAATGTGGGCGTGCAGGCGACGACTCAATTCGACCGCGGCGGCGCGATCAATTTTCTGTTCGGACAGTCCTATCACCTGTTCGGCCTCAACTCGTTCGCCGTCGCGGACATGACCAACACCGGTGTCAATTCCGGCTTGCAGCGCGCGCAGTCAGACTACGTGACAAGCGTCAATTATTCGCCGAACAGCGCCTTCACGTTCAGCACCCGCGCGCGCATTGATGAGACGACCCTGAATGTGCAGCGCTTCGAAGCCGAAGGCCGCGCCAGTTTCAACCGCTGGTCCGGGAGCATTTTGTACGGCGATTACGCGGAGCAGCCCAACCTCGGGTTCCTGACAAGGCGCCGGGGTATCCTGGGCTCCGGCTCCATAAAGATCGCATCCAACTGGGTTGTGCAGGGTGCGGCGCGCTGGGATCTGGAAGCCAGACAGATCAACCAGTATGCGGTCGGCGCGGGATACGTGGACGATTGTTTCGTGCTCGGCGTCAACTACGTGACATCATACATTTACGCTGCGGGAGCAGCGCCGCCCCAGCTTAACCACGCTTTCATGCTTCAGCTTGGGCTGAGAACCCTGGGGCAGACCCGCCAAGGGTCGACCGGCGTCCGCTAG
- a CDS encoding SurA N-terminal domain-containing protein, whose amino-acid sequence MKMTLLYRPSSLLAVFAFLTFVSMNSPLHAQSIAVMVNGEPITTLDIEQRSRLIKISTHKSPSRQEVIDELIDEKVKVKEAKKYGVNPTSTDIDRAYANMGARMGMSPEQLTKSLGSQGIRPDTIKSRLKADLVWGSLVRGRFKESLLVSDRDVNEALKNSGEDQSKIEGVEYQMRPVVLIVPRGATASMVEARRNEANALRERVQSCAEIIRTVKVMRNATLRETITKTSTDLPPPLRDLLDKTAVGHLTPPEMTRQGVEMVAVCGKKVTSVDTPKKKEIREKMFADKYEKRSKSYLERIRKSAMIEYRESRP is encoded by the coding sequence ATGAAAATGACCCTGCTCTACCGGCCATCCAGCCTCCTTGCCGTATTCGCATTTCTTACGTTCGTCAGCATGAACTCGCCGCTGCATGCGCAGTCGATCGCGGTCATGGTCAACGGTGAGCCGATCACCACTTTGGATATCGAACAGCGCAGCCGCCTGATCAAGATATCCACTCACAAATCTCCGTCCCGGCAGGAGGTGATCGACGAGCTGATCGATGAGAAGGTGAAGGTCAAGGAGGCCAAGAAGTACGGTGTGAATCCGACCTCGACGGACATTGATCGTGCCTACGCCAATATGGGCGCGCGGATGGGGATGTCGCCCGAACAGCTGACGAAATCGCTCGGCTCCCAGGGGATTCGCCCGGATACGATTAAGTCGCGCCTGAAAGCCGATCTTGTCTGGGGAAGCCTCGTGCGCGGCCGCTTCAAGGAAAGTCTTCTCGTGAGTGATCGGGACGTCAATGAAGCGCTGAAGAACAGCGGCGAGGATCAATCGAAGATTGAGGGGGTCGAGTACCAGATGCGCCCTGTCGTTCTGATCGTTCCGCGCGGTGCGACGGCTTCCATGGTGGAAGCGCGGCGCAACGAGGCCAATGCTTTGCGCGAGCGCGTGCAATCCTGTGCGGAGATCATTCGCACCGTCAAGGTGATGCGGAATGCCACCCTCCGCGAGACGATCACCAAAACGTCCACCGACCTGCCGCCTCCGCTTCGTGATCTGCTGGACAAGACGGCGGTGGGACATCTGACGCCGCCGGAAATGACCCGGCAGGGCGTCGAAATGGTGGCGGTATGCGGAAAGAAGGTGACAAGCGTGGACACCCCGAAGAAAAAGGAAATCCGGGAGAAAATGTTCGCCGACAAATATGAGAAGCGATCCAAATCTTACCTGGAACGTATTCGAAAATCGGCGATGATCGAATATCGTGAGAGCCGCCCCTGA
- the pdxA gene encoding 4-hydroxythreonine-4-phosphate dehydrogenase PdxA yields MVKPIALTLGEPAGIGPDIAIAAWLRRESDSVPPFYLLGDRAFIAARAKLLGHEIPLVDVGQGDVSRIFSEALPIAATGHTATAQPGDPDDNSAPAAIGSIRQAVSDVVAGHAGAVVTNPIAKSVLYRAGFAHPGHTEFLAELAAANANPPQPVMLLWSSDLAVVPVTIHLPLRDAISILSSRMIVDTVRIVVADLRARFGIRNPRIAVSGLNPHAGEDGSLGTEDQTIVAPAIATLRAEAIDVKGPLPADTMFHEAARRTYDCAICMYHDQALIPVKTLAFDRAVNVTLGLPFIRTSPDHGTAFDIAGTGRASPSSLIAALRLAARMAGPTPSS; encoded by the coding sequence TTGGTAAAGCCAATAGCACTGACACTGGGTGAGCCGGCCGGCATCGGACCGGACATCGCGATCGCGGCCTGGCTGCGCCGCGAGAGCGATTCCGTTCCGCCCTTCTACCTTCTTGGCGATCGCGCCTTCATCGCGGCACGGGCAAAGCTGCTCGGACATGAAATTCCTCTGGTGGATGTCGGCCAGGGAGACGTGTCCAGGATATTTTCTGAAGCGCTTCCGATTGCCGCCACGGGCCATACGGCAACCGCGCAGCCCGGCGATCCCGACGACAACAGCGCCCCCGCGGCGATCGGATCAATCCGTCAGGCGGTCAGCGACGTTGTGGCGGGCCACGCGGGAGCGGTGGTCACCAATCCGATCGCCAAGAGCGTGCTCTACCGGGCGGGATTCGCCCATCCCGGTCACACCGAATTTCTCGCAGAACTGGCGGCGGCGAACGCCAATCCTCCCCAACCGGTGATGCTGCTGTGGTCGTCAGATCTCGCGGTGGTGCCGGTCACCATCCACCTGCCGTTGCGCGATGCGATCTCAATTCTGTCGAGCCGCATGATCGTGGACACCGTCCGCATTGTCGTGGCGGACTTGCGCGCTCGGTTTGGGATTCGCAATCCCCGCATCGCGGTATCCGGATTGAATCCCCATGCGGGAGAAGACGGCTCGCTTGGAACCGAGGATCAGACGATCGTGGCCCCCGCCATCGCAACCCTGCGCGCTGAGGCGATCGACGTCAAAGGTCCGCTTCCGGCCGACACCATGTTCCATGAGGCCGCGCGCCGGACCTACGACTGCGCGATCTGCATGTATCACGATCAGGCGCTGATTCCGGTCAAGACACTGGCGTTCGATCGGGCGGTCAATGTCACGCTGGGACTGCCGTTCATCCGTACATCGCCTGATCATGGCACCGCGTTCGACATAGCCGGCACGGGGCGCGCCAGTCCATCGAGTCTGATCGCCGCGCTGCGGCTCGCCGCGCGGATGGCAGGTCCGACGCCTTCGTCATGA
- the rsmA gene encoding 16S rRNA (adenine(1518)-N(6)/adenine(1519)-N(6))-dimethyltransferase RsmA codes for MSMIDDLPPLRDVIKRHALSARKSLGQNFLLDLNLTSRIARAAGPLQDATVVEIGPGPGGLTRALLAVGAKHVIAIERDERALGALEEISDRYPGRLTIINADATDFDPRPLLGTTRAKIVANLPYNIATALLIRWLSIEPWPPWYDVMVLMFQREVAERIVARENEDAYGRLGVLSNWRAETKILFDISPAAFVPQPQVTSSVVRLIPRYNPEPCDRRSLEQVAAAAFGHRRKMLRQSLKSLPADPASLAAAAGIDPTRRAETVSISGFAAMARELASIVGSGKRL; via the coding sequence ATGAGCATGATCGATGACCTTCCGCCGCTGCGCGACGTCATCAAGCGTCACGCTTTGTCGGCGCGAAAATCGTTGGGACAGAATTTTCTGCTCGATCTGAATCTCACATCCAGGATCGCGCGCGCCGCCGGTCCGCTTCAGGATGCGACAGTCGTCGAGATCGGTCCCGGCCCCGGCGGATTGACACGAGCGTTGCTTGCGGTCGGCGCGAAGCATGTTATCGCCATTGAGCGTGACGAACGCGCGCTCGGCGCGCTGGAAGAAATCTCGGATCGCTATCCCGGCCGTCTCACGATCATCAACGCAGATGCGACGGACTTCGATCCGCGGCCCCTGCTCGGCACGACGCGCGCAAAGATCGTCGCCAACCTGCCTTACAACATCGCCACCGCGCTTTTGATCCGATGGCTCAGCATCGAGCCTTGGCCACCCTGGTACGATGTCATGGTGCTGATGTTTCAGCGCGAGGTGGCCGAGCGGATCGTTGCCCGTGAAAACGAAGACGCCTATGGCCGTCTCGGCGTTCTGTCGAACTGGCGGGCCGAGACCAAAATCCTCTTCGACATCTCGCCCGCCGCCTTCGTTCCGCAACCCCAGGTCACGTCTTCCGTGGTGCGGCTGATACCGCGCTACAACCCCGAGCCCTGCGACCGCCGCAGCCTGGAGCAAGTCGCTGCCGCCGCGTTCGGGCATCGCCGGAAAATGCTGCGGCAGAGTCTCAAATCGTTACCCGCCGACCCGGCGTCGCTCGCGGCCGCGGCCGGCATCGATCCCACGCGGCGCGCGGAGACGGTTTCGATATCCGGCTTTGCGGCCATGGCGCGTGAGTTGGCGAGCATCGTTGGAAGCGGCAAAAGACTCTAA
- the gmk gene encoding guanylate kinase encodes MTAHDRGFDGVERRGLMFVLSSPSGAGKTTLSRLLIERVEGLSLSVSATTRPMRPGEVDGRDYAFVDEKTFAAMVERNDLLEWAHVFDNHYGTPRAPVDAALSSGRDVLFDIDWQGTQQLREKARDDVVSVFILPPSAADLERRLHTRAQDSDDVIRERMARAAHEVSHWAEYDYIVINRDIDEAFAEVQSILKAERLKRERRTGLTAFVRELQRQLET; translated from the coding sequence ATGACTGCTCACGATCGGGGTTTCGATGGAGTCGAGCGGCGCGGCCTGATGTTCGTGCTATCGTCGCCTTCCGGCGCCGGCAAGACCACGCTGTCGCGGCTGCTGATCGAGCGCGTCGAAGGCTTGAGCCTGTCGGTATCCGCGACCACCCGACCGATGCGGCCCGGCGAGGTCGATGGTCGTGACTACGCGTTCGTCGACGAGAAAACCTTTGCGGCCATGGTCGAGCGGAACGATCTGCTAGAATGGGCTCATGTGTTCGACAATCATTACGGCACGCCGCGCGCGCCGGTGGATGCGGCGCTGTCATCCGGCCGCGATGTCCTGTTCGATATCGACTGGCAAGGCACGCAGCAGCTACGGGAGAAGGCGCGAGACGACGTGGTCAGCGTCTTTATTCTGCCGCCGTCCGCCGCGGATCTGGAGCGGCGTCTGCATACCCGCGCCCAGGATTCGGATGATGTCATCCGTGAACGAATGGCCCGCGCCGCCCATGAAGTGAGCCACTGGGCCGAATACGATTACATCGTCATCAACCGGGATATCGATGAAGCGTTCGCCGAGGTGCAGTCTATCCTGAAGGCTGAGCGGCTCAAGCGCGAACGCCGGACCGGATTGACCGCTTTCGTACGAGAACTACAGCGGCAACTCGAAACTTAG